The following proteins are co-located in the Cutaneotrichosporon cavernicola HIS019 DNA, chromosome: 3 genome:
- the EFM5 gene encoding uncharacterized protein (methyltransferase activity), with protein sequence MLATASHPVPLGSSPEVGLSSAAVSALAQFMADSQALEEMAAAYTAADNLSADKEWSMDAFPELWGMSQFWNDENTARKLARECVSQAKGGTIVLISSPSVFLMLKKMGVPNKLLLLEYDSRFSVFPEFRFYDFARPLSLGGMKEQAAVVLVDPPYVNAECFSKAAQTTRALSGPDTKIIACTGWVVRHCAAETLGVKMINFRPGHAGGLATPFRAYVNYESKNPSFMYDPDPEDGDNDGTAFAGAGGIGTDA encoded by the exons ATGctcgccaccgcctcccACCCGGTCCCGCTCGGCAGCTCTCCTGAAGTCGGTCTCTCTTCTGCTGCCGTCTCGGCCCTTGCGCAATTCATGGCCGACTCACAGGCTCTCGAAGAGATGGCAGCGGCCTATACGGCCGCTGACAACCTCTCCGCCGATAAGGAGTGGTCGATGGATGCGTTTCCCGAGTTGTGGGGAATGAGCCAGTTCTGGAACGACGAGAACACggcgcgcaagctcgcCCGCGAGTGTGTCTCGCAAGCCAAGGGCGGGACGATCGTTCTCATCTCGAGCCCGTCCGTCTTCCTCATGCTCAAG AAAATGGGCGTGCCGAACAaactccttctcctcgaaTACGACTCGCGTTTCTCCGTCTTCCCCGAGTTTCGGTTCTACGACTTTGCCCGCCCCCTCTCCCTGGGCGGAATGAAGGAGCAAGCTGCGGTCGTCTTGGTGGACCCACCATACGTCAACGCCGAGTGTTTTTCCAAGGCGGCGCAGACGACGCGTGCCCTCTCGGGCCCGGACACAAAGATCATCGCCTGTACTGGCTGGGTCGTACGCCACTGCGCGGCCGAGACTCTCGGTGTCAAGATGATCAACTTCCGTCCCGGTCATGCTGGGGGCTTGGCAACCCCGTTCCGCGCATACGTCAATTACGAGAGCAAGAACCCTTCGTTCATGTACGACCCGGACCCGGAGGACGGGGACAATGACGGCACGGCGTtcgccggcgccggcggcatCGGTACCGATGCGTGA
- a CDS encoding uncharacterized protein (3'-5' exonuclease), which translates to MTNGSIGQMGPQERQVVDQKRVSGDSPPPCAKVEVFVFLGLVADSVNPRLDYYSNNHRHLSRSTLSDPVQPRPQPPKATGQAARAASKKKARLKGRVEEERPHTSEEDVPPCQNGYWIRAPTKREREALPRFPTLKMHHIHIPRSKTELTTARTALLAADVLGFDTETRPAFVKGRPDTGGPHLVQLSTKTDAWLLMIHRVPGALALAREVMAEQSIMKVGFGLANDVQTLPGKLGAQLRNVYDFDSRFAKVGYGKSLGVRGAVAVVFNQDFRKAKKQTLANWASDHYNDAMILYAANDAYIPTVLWAEMARWDQGRVDTPKWFKAGVQRIARERATAQSRGLTNTHEDDGDDVVYTGYRLAADRLNANQSSSLLSRLDKR; encoded by the exons ATGACTAACGGGTCCATAGGTCAGATGGGACCTCAAGAGCGACAGGTGGTCGACCAGAAGCGCGTCAGC GGCGATTCGCCACCGCCCTGTGCAAAGGTGGAGGTTTTCGTGTTCCTAGGGCTAGTCGCAGACTCCGTGAATCCTCGTCTTGACTACTATTCCAACAATCATCGACATCTTTCTCGGTCCACCCTTTCTG ACCCAGTTCAGCCGCGACCTCAAC CTCCCAAGGCCACGGGCCAagccgctcgcgccgcgtcaaagaagaaggcgcggCTCAAGGGGcgcgtggaggaggaacgtCCTCACACCTCAGAGGAAGACGTTCCTCCCTGTCAAAACGGATACTGGATCCGTGCGCCGACCAAAagggagcgcgaggccctCCCACGCTTTCCCACCCTCAAGATGCATCACATTCACATCCCGCGCTCGAAAACCGAGCTTACCACCGCCCGCacggccctcctcgccgccgacgtcctcggctTTGACACGGAGACGAGGCCAGCCTTCGTTAAGGGCCGGCCCGACACCGGTGGCCCACACCTCGTCCAGCTGTCGACGAAGACGGACGCGTGGCTGCTCATGATCCACCGCGTTCCAGGTGCACTGgcactcgcgcgcgaggtcaTGGCGGAGCAGTCGATCATGAAGGTGGGGTTCGGACTGGCGAACGACGTCCAGACCCTCCCTGGCAAACTTGGGGCGCAGCTCAGGAACGTGTACGATTTTGATAGCCGCTTCGCCAAGGTCGGGTATGGCAAGAGTCTTGgtgtgcgcggcgcggtcgcCGTCGTGTTCAACCAGGACTTCCGCAAAGCCAAGAAGCAGACGCTGGCGAACTGGGCCTCAGACCACTACAACGACGCTATGATCTTGTACGCGGCCAATGACGCGTACATTCCCACCGTCCTTTgggccgagatggcgcgGTGGGATCAGGGGAGAGTCGACACCCCCAAGTGGTTCAAGGCTGGCGTGCAGCGGATCGCGCGGGAGCGTGCCACCGCACAGTCACGCGGCCTCACGAACACCCATGAGGATG ATGGCGATGATGTAGTGTACACGGGCTACCGCCTGGCCGCCGATCGGCTCAACGCCAACCAGTCATCGAG CCTTCTTAGTCGCCTTGACAAGCGATAG
- a CDS encoding uncharacterized protein (to TIGR gene model, INSD accession) — protein sequence MSTSDIALERIPPHSESSYSPESPYASAPGPSIAQTPDSGSTKQARDEIEPPASPVLTDREVVPLAKADYGREAWLFLIAGTVIETTVWGLLNAVGVLEHYWAEEQFPGHHDTVTVAIALMNGLSFLGVGFVGPLLTTFPQWSKGAQIVGLVISTAGLIGAAFATSPTQLIGTVGVLYPFSAALYLPCATLVYEWFYERRGLATGIMFAGTGVGGTVFPFLLDGLLKRFGHKATMISFGVGYAILNSISLIFIRRRVPLGGAVVRRRPKVEWRHFATWTFACGFLVILLSSMGNFTPTLWIPTFADKVGAHKPGGVALVAIMNVPGNLVMGWVSDRVPTKVMIMIICFGGAIGVLLPWGLGTTSGPLVVFALIWGLTALSMPSIWSRIITPICQNDATLPALVFSIFASLRGVGNVTAGPISNKLLKVDAFRGAAGAYGTNFGAVLVYTAVTTFAGGVFGALFPA from the exons ATGAGCACGTCCGAcatcgcgctcgagcgcatcccGCCCCACTCCGAAAGCTCTTACTCTCCCGAGTCGCCGTACGCCTCCGCCCCGGGTCCCTCCATAGCTCAAACACCCGACAGCGGCTCGACCAAGCAAGCGCGCGATGAGATCGAGCCGCCAGCCTCCCCCGTCTTGACCGACCGGGAGGTAGTGCCGCTCGCAAAGGCCGACTACGGTCGCGAGGCGTGGCTCTTCCTCATTGCCGGCACGGTGATCGAGACGACCGTGTGGGGCCTCCTAAACGCCGTAGGAGTGCTCGAACACTACtgggccgaggagcagTTCCCAGGCCATCACGACACCGTCACCGTCGCAATCGCGCTGATGAACGGTCTGTCGTTCCTCGGCGTAGGGTTTGTCGGCCC TCTCCTCACGACCTTTCCGCAATGGAGCAAGGGCGCGCAAatcgtcggcctcgtcatCTCCACTGCCGGGCTGATTGGCGCAGCCTTCGCCACTAGCCCAACACAGCTCATCGGGACTGTAGGCGTGTTATACCCCTTCTCAGCAG CTCTATACCTCCCCTGCGCGACGCTAGTGTATGAGTGGTTCTACGAACGGCGCGGTCTGGCCACTGGTATCATGTTCGCCGGTACGGGCGTGGGCGGTACTGTCTTCccgttcctcctcgacggtcTCCTCAAACGCTTCGGTCACAAGGCGACGATGATATCCTTCGGTGTTGGCTATGCGATCCTCAACTCGATATCGCTGATCTTCATCCGCCGCCGAGTGCCGCTCGGTGGTGCGGTCGTGCGTCGCCGTCCAAAGGTCGAATGGCGGCACTTTGCGACGTGGACGTTCGCGTGCGGAttcctcgtcatcctcctgAGCAGCATGGGCAACTTTACACCCACCCTCTGGATTCCCA cgtTTGCGGACAAGGTCGGTGCCCATAAGCCTGGTGgtgtcgccctcgtcgccatcatgAACG TTCCTGGCAACCTCGTCATGGGCTGGGTCTCAGACCGCGTGCCCACCAAAGTGATGATCATGATCATTTGCTTTGGCGGCGCCATTGGCGTACTCCTCCCATGGGGATTGGGGACGACTTCGGGCCCACTGGTCGTCTTTGCTCTCATCTGGGGCCTGACGGCTCTTAGCATGCCCAGCATCTGGAGCAGGATCATCACTCCGATCTGCCAGAATGATGCGACCCTCCCAGCCCTCGTGTTCAGCATCTTCGCCAGTCTTCGAGGTGTCGGCAACGTCACCGCCGGGCCGATCAGTAacaagctcctcaaggtGGACGCGTTTCGCGGCGCGGCCGGGGCATACGGAACGAACTTT GGCGCAGTACTGGTGTACACAGCCGTCACGACGTTCGCGGGCGGCGTCTTCGGGGCGCTGTTCCCCGCTTAA
- a CDS encoding uncharacterized protein (Acetyltransferase (GNAT) domain), which translates to MSAIVLPSEPPSGTSSPPPITIRPRQPEDMPALCDLLGRQQSATLYPVQWPLSMPIPDFIARPGEMVAFVAESSGQILGHVAVRYGPHGPANERELTVRWAKAHGCAEEDVRVITVLFTDPAWAGKGVGSALFRAATQAALAGGGRPCLDVVVSDNGPLGFYQRRGWEIVGEWDAPWAMGKFLVYLMILPVEADGVTNSNASATPGPATRVDATGP; encoded by the coding sequence ATGTCCGCCATCGTCCTTCCTTCCGAGCCTCCCAGCGGCACCTCGAGCCCGCCGCCAATCACAATCCGGCCCCGTCAGCCGGAAGACATGCCGGCCCTCTGTGACCTTTTGGGACGGCAGCAGTCTGCCACTCTTTATCCGGTCCAGTGGCCGCTATCGATGCCTATCCCCGACTTTATCGCGCGCCCAGGCGAGATGGTAGCCTTCGTTGCTGAATCCTCTGGCCAGATCCTGGGACACGTGGCCGTGCGGTATGGTCCTCACGGCCCAGCCAACGAGCGCGAGTTGACGGTCCGCTGGGCAAAGGCGCACGGctgcgccgaggaagacgtGCGCGTCATCACCGTTCTATTCACCGACCCCGCGTGGGCGGGCAAGGGCGTCGGGTCGGCCCTCTTCCGCGCCGCGACCCAagcggcgttggcgggcggcgggcggccaTGTCTCGACGTTGTTGTGTCCGACAATGGCCCGCTCGGGTTCTATCAGCGCCGCGGGTGGGAGATTGTCGGCGAATGGGACGCGCCGTGGGCCATGGGCAAGTTTCTCGTGTACCTAATGATTCTGCCAGTGGAGGCGGATGGTGTGACTAATTCGAATGCATCGGCGACTCCAGGACCAGCTACGCGGGTAGACGCGACTGGCCCGTAG
- a CDS encoding uncharacterized protein (DUF1900), with the protein MTVAQHIRYKAEHIAAFVAGQRKQLKADRPLLVSMQGPQGCGKSTLAAELVHVLNDQGIKCAVASMDDFYLRHAGLKAVAAAHPSNAMLQGRGPPGTHDLSLLADVLNSLRARSPSPCSPLFLPTFDKSLHGGEGDRGHLVPLKERLDVFVLEGWSLGYGPLPESIARERWAKGKTASQHDFESIQTLNTNLAEVEARIGGLFDCHVCITPMDFSFVYEWRTEQEHRMKEKNGGRGMSDEQVQAFVDRYMPTYEVFGDVRPKRETLTITFNREREIVEPKRGDDGRSRM; encoded by the exons ATGACTGTCGCCCAGCATATCCGGTACAAGGCGGAACATATTGCCGCGTTCGTCGCCGGCCAGCGCAAACAACTGAAGGCAGACCGGCCGCTGCTCGTGTCCATGCAGGGGCCGCAGGGGTGTG GTAAGAGCACCCTTGCGGCGGAACTTGTCCACGTCCTAAACGACCAGGGGATAAAGTGCGCCGTCGCATCGATGGATG actTCTACCTCAGACACGCGGGACTcaaggccgtcgcggcggcgcatcCCAGCAACGCAATGCTGCAAGGCCGCGGTCCGCCGGGAACGCACGACCTCTCTTTACTGGCCGATGTCTTGAACTCGCTTCGAGCCcgctcaccctcaccaTGCAGTCCGCTCTTCCTCCCGACGTTTGACAAGTCGTTGCAcggcggggagggtgaCCGCGGCCATCTAGTGCCACTGAAGGAGAGACTCGAcgtcttcgtcctcgagggctGGTCGCTGGGCTATGGCCCGCTACCCGAGTCCATTGCCCGTGAACGATGGGCGAAGGGCAAGACGGCCAGCCAACATGACTTTGAGAGCATCCAGACGCTCAACACCAatctcgccgaggtggaggcgcgGATTGGTGGCCTTTTCGATTGTCATGTCTGCATTACGCCCATGGATTTCTCGTTCGTATACGAGTGGCGCACGGAACAGGAACATCGgatgaaggagaagaaTGGAGGACGGGGGATGAGCGACGAGCAGGTGCAGGCGTTTGTGGACCGGTACATGCCGACATATGAGGTGTTTGGGGATGTGAGGCCCAAGCGCGAGACGCTTACCATCACATTCAACCGTGAGAGGGAGATTGTAGAGCCAAAACGCGGGGATGACGGACGTAGTCGAATGTAG
- a CDS encoding uncharacterized protein (Uncharacterized protein conserved in bacteria (DUF2263)) has translation MSRTANKAFSSQNEAFIKQGWYPSPTTGGAVDLSSLVSAAKHLVTSYDEAATEQLLSVVTCSPNPNKPTTLTVTAETSSAAAERLHAEGAPRIAVLNFASARNPGGGYMNGATAQEEDICRSSALYTTLLKAPDFYAAHQHLDGRYTHRMIYSPSVPMFRTSKGDLLPFPYTVDFITSAAPNYGALENKHPHRLHHVPRLLRERAARILALCAYHGAQTLVLGAWGCGVFRNSPAEVAKVFHDLLKPGGAFHGRFNDVVFAIYDRSRTQEVMGPFMAEFTGTTPPHTPRRSHASPKRSADNGSARRSSRDIGPPGSGSDRREARPSHDKPAPADGQARITSFFQPKRRDG, from the coding sequence ATGTCGCGCACAGCAAACAAGGCTTTCTCCTCACAGAACGAGGCCTTCATCAAACAGGGGTGGTACCCCTCACCGACCActggcggcgcggtcgacctctcctccttggtctcggcCGCCAAGCACCTCGTAACGTCCTacgacgaggccgcgaCCGAACAGCTCCTGTCCGTCGTGACATGCTCTCCCAACCCAAACAAACCCACCACCCTCACAGTGACGGCCGAGACCTCGTCTGCCGCCGCGGAACGTCTACACGCCGAAGGGGCACCGCGTATCGCCGTCCTCAATTTCGCGAGTGCGCGCAACCCTGGAGGAGGGTACATGAACggcgcgacggcgcaggaggaggatatctgccgcagctcggcgctctACACGACCCTACTCAAAGCACCCGACTTTTATGCCGCCCACCAGCACCTGGATGGCCGCTACACCCACCGTATGATTTACTCGCCGTCCGTGCCCATGTTCCGCACCTCGAAGGGAGACCTCCTCCCATTCCCTTACACGGTCGATTTTATCACTTCCGCCGCACCGAATTATGGAGCGCTCGAGAATAAACACCCACATCGCCTGCACCATGTTCCCCGACTGCTGAGAGAGCGCGCGGCTCGTATCTTGGCTCTGTGTGCTTACCATGGCGCACAGAcgctcgtgctcggcgcTTGGGGGTGCGGCGTGTTTCGTAACTCGCCAGCCGAGGTTGCCAAGGTATTCcacgacctcctcaagccTGGTGGCGCGTTTCATGGACGCTTCAACGACGTCGTGTTCGCAATCTACGACAGGTCGCGCACCCAGGAGGTCATGGGTCCTTTCATGGCCGAGTTCACAGGTACCACACCTCCTCACACGCCCAGACGCAGTCACGCAAGTCCAAAGCGCTCAGCAGACAACGGTTCTGCGCGCCGGTCCTCGAGAGACATTGGCCCGCCGGGCTCCGGTTCCGACCGCAGAGAAGCCAGACCCAGCCATGACAAGCCCGCGCCTGCAGACGGACAGGCTAGAATCACGTCGTTCTTCCAGCCCAAGCGGCGTGACGGGTAG
- a CDS encoding uncharacterized protein (Isocitrate/isopropylmalate dehydrogenase) has translation MAPVALDQSPKSYKVAQIGGDGIGPEVISAGVSVLKAVAKKSGFTLDFTELDWSSDRYKRTGSYLPKDYIEVLKAHDAIFFGSVGAPDVPDHISLWGLRLAICQPHMYANVRPTRILPGTQSPLRDCGPDDLDWVIIRENSEGEYAGHGGRSHRGLPHEVGTEVTIFTRTGIERIARFAFETARSRPRKILTYVTKSNAMRNGMVLWDEVIEEVASEFPDVTTDHMLVDAMTVRMTLHPKSLDTILATNLHADILSDLAAALAGSIGIAPTANLDPTRTMPSMFEPIHGSAFDITGMGLANPVGTFWSAAEMLRWLGEEKAAGMLMRATEKACEDGIKTRDLGGQANTDEVARAVIERL, from the exons ATGGCGCCCGTTGCACTCGACCAGTCTCCCA AGTCCTACAAGGTCGCCCAgatcggcggcgacggtaTCGGCCCCGAAGTCATCTCGGCCGGCGTGTCCGTCCTCAAGGCCGTAGCCAAGAAATCCGGCTTCACCCTCGACTTTACCGAGCTCGACTGGAGCAGCGACAGGTACAAGCGTACCGGCTCGTACCTCCCGAAGGACTACATCGAGGTACTGAAAGCGCACGATGCGATTTT cttTGGATCCGTTGGCGCTCCGGACGTTCCTGACCACATCTCGCTCTGGGgtctccgcctcgccatctGCCAGCCGCACATGTACGCCAACGTGCGCCCAACCCGCATCCTACCAGGCACCCAATCGCCTCTTCGCGACTGTGGCCCCGACGACCTTGACTGGGTGATCATCCGCGAGAACTCGGAGGGCGAGTATGCGGGCCATGGTGGACGCTCGCACAGAGGTCTGCCACACGAGGTAGGAACCGAAGTGACAATCTTCACTCGGACCGGTATCGAGCGTATTGCCCGTTTCGCCTTTGAGACCGCCCGTTCCCGGCCCCGCAAGATCCTGACTTATGTCACTAAGAGTAATGCGATGCGCAACGGCATGGTGCTCTGGGACGAGGTTATTGAGGAGGTGGCCAGCGAGTTCCCCGATGTC ACAACCGACCACATGCTCGTCGATGCTATGACTGTGCGCATGACACTGCACCCCAAGAGCCTGGACACTATCCTCGCAACCAACCTCCACGCCGACATTCTTtccgacctcgccgctgcCCTCGCCGGAAGTATCGGCATTGCGCCCaccgccaacctcgacccTACGCGTACGATGCCAAGCATGTTTGAGCCGATTCACGGTAGCGCCTTCGACATTACCGGGATGGGCCTGGCTAATCCGGTCGGCACGTTCTGGTCCGCTGCCGAGATGCTTCGCtggcttggcgaggagaaggccgcgGGGATGCTCATGCGCGCGACGGAGAAGGCTTGCGAGGACGGGATCAAGACGCGTGACCTTGGCGGGCAGGCAAACACCGACGAGGTGGCGCGGGCTGTGATTGAGCGTCTGTAG
- a CDS encoding uncharacterized protein (Major Facilitator Superfamily), translated as MSSPSQNSKEEIRHVEHTNEKYSPDEGQHVEARNDAGEVDIDAGYDPADVKRVMRKIDFRLIPILTMMYLVSAMDRANLSLAQAANKNQMVKDLELHIGNRYSIATMIFFIPYIILEVPSQAGLRVFGAKIWLGGATVLWGVMMLCMGFVKNWQQLTALRALLGVFEATLFPGAAYLISCWYPRRFMATRMSYFFIAAMFLQAFSGILAWGIGETLHTKSGLHGWQWIFIIYGLMTIFIGFCAIVLIVDFPDKATFLTEVEREIVLTRIQRDRNDAVYDHITFKKVMHYLTDFRIWLFGLFFCAAALCIYALAYFLPQILAGMGFDNKMSQILTAPPSFYSPIPCIIMAKLADKKKWRMQVVAFNALLTIIGVCMFSQLSKDQTAARYVGVFLAAGGCQASIPLITAWSQTCIRSQSKRAVMSAVVVAWGGIGGILAGVSFRQAEKPHYTTGIFLTVGLSAFAVVGSIALWVYFMAENRKADRGEKILEGDPDFRYQ; from the exons ATGTCGTCCCCTTCACAGAACtccaaggaggagatccGCCATGTAGAGCACACCAACGAGAAGTACTCGCCGGATGAAGGGCAGCATGTCGAAGCCCGTAACGACGcaggcgaggtcgacattgacgccGGTTACGACCCCGCGGACGTCAAGCGCGTCATGCGCAAGATCGACTTCCgcctcatccccatcctcaCCATGATGTACCTC GTCTCGGCCATGGACCGTGCCAACCTCTCGCTTGCTCAGGCTGCCAACAAAAACCAGATGGTCAAAGACCTGGAGCTGCACATCGGGAACCGCTACTCGATTGCCACAATGATCTTCTTTATTCCCTACATCATCCTTGAGGTGCCG TCCCAGGCCGGCCTCCGCGTATTCGGCGCCAAGATCTGGCTCGGCGGTGCAACCGTCCTCTGGGGCGTCATGATGCTGT GCATGGGCTTTGTCAAGAACTGGCAGCAACTCACTGCCCTCCGTGCCCTCCTCGGTGTCTTTGAAGCCACTCTCTTCCCCGGCGCAGCTTACCTCATCTCATGCTGGTATCCACGCCGGTTTATGGCGACCCGCATGTCCTACTTTTTCATCGCCGCCATGTTCCTTCAGGCCTTCTCCGGCATCTTGGCCTGGGGTATTGGCGAGACCCTCCACACAAAGTCGGGCCTGCACGGCTGGCAG TGGATCTTTATCATCTACGGCCTCATGACCATCTTTATCGGCTTCTGCGCCATTGTTCTCATCGTCGACTTCCCAGACAAGGCAACGTTCCTTACTGAGGTGGAACGCGAAATCGTCCTCACTCGTATCCAACGTGACCGCAACGACGCCGTCTACGACCACATCACCTTCAAGAAGGTCATGCACTACCTCACCGACTTCCGCATCTGGCTCTTCGGCCTCTTTTTCTGTGCGGCTGCCCTCTGCATCTACGCACTTGCCTACTTCCTCCCGCAGATTTTGGCCGGCATGGGCTTTGACAACAAGATGAGCCAGATCCTCACCGCCCCACCCTCTTTCTACTCGCCTATTCCGTGCATCATcatggccaagctcgccgacaagAAGAAGTGGCGGATGCAGGTGGTCGCGTTCAACGCGctcctcaccatcatcGGTGTCTGCATGTTCTCGCAACTCTCCAAGGACCAGACGGCTGCGCGCTACGTCGGTGTTTTCCTCGCCGCAGGCGGCTGCCAGGCCTCAATCCCGCTCATCACGGCTTGGTCCCAGACCTGTATCCGCTCGCAGTCCAAGCGCGCCGTCATgagcgccgtcgtcgttgcATGGGGCGGTATTGGCGGTATCCTTGCTGGTGTCTCTTTCCGTCAAGCCGAGAAGCCCCACTACACCACCGGCATCTTCCTCACCGTCGGCCTTTCCGCGTTTGCTGTTGTCGGATCGATCGCCCTCTGGGTCTACTTTATGGCTGAGAATCGCAAGGCCGACCGTGGCGAGAAGATTCTCGAGGGTGACCCCGACTTCCGCTACCAGTAG
- a CDS encoding uncharacterized protein (Major Facilitator Superfamily): protein MTDQVKHELSYDEKVDTEVVPRTEAEAWVDGLSETDFAIEQKKLLRKIDTRLLPTLFVLLILNYLDRNALASARVQGLEADLGLVGNQFNIAISVLFAGYILGQIPSNLILSRVRPSIYLSLFVALWGAVSTCTAASQNFTHLVVIRFFLGITESPYFPGALFLLSSWYTKRELAFRTSVLYTASLLSGAFGGLIAAGVQSGMDGVAGLASWRWLFILEGGVTICVALISAIVLPDYPATTRWLSDREKALAVARLQRDTGVVDAETMTLWQSFVAAATDYKLWVLALIIITKTTAGAVTQFIPTVVNTFGMDKVLTLVLTAPPYLFAAAISLWISWSSDRRPERCFHLLTPLLFGMVGFVVAATTKGTAPRYFSLFLMVGGMFGSYNVALAWISSTFARPRAKRAAAYATINSLGNIAQIWSPYLYDKRYGPKYTLAFSVNACMAAASVAFCLVLRMCLLRENRNMDAREEDPEEEKRIRYIL, encoded by the exons ATGACCGACCAAGTCAAGCACGAGCTCTCATACGACGAGAAGGTGGACACGGAGGTCGTACCCcgcaccgaggccgaggcctGGGTCGACGGGCTGAGCGAGACCGACTTTGCCATCGAGCAGAAGAAGCTCCTCCGCAAGATCGACACGCGCCTCCTGCCCACCctcttcgtcctcctcatcctcaactATCTCGACCgcaacgccctcgcctcggcccGCGTACAGGGCCTCGAGGCTGACCTAGGCCTCGTGGGTAACCAGTTCAACATTGCCATCTCAGTGCTGTTTGCCGGCTACATTCTCGGCCAG ATCCCTTCCAACCTCATCCTTTCACGCGTTCGCCCTTCGATCTACCTCTCCCTCTTTGTGGCGCTGTGGGGTGCCGTGTCGACTTGTACGGCGGCCTCGCAGAACTTTACCCACCTCGTGGTGATCCGTTTCTTCCTGGGTATCACCGAGTCGCCGTACTTTCCAGGCgcgctcttcctcctctcgtcATGGTACACTAAGCGCGAGCTTGCATTCCGCACTTCTGTGCTGTACACTGCCTCGCTCCTCTCTGGCGCGTTCGGCGGATTGATCGCGGCAGGCGTACAGAGCGGGATGGACGGTGTGGCAGGCCTCGCGTCCTGGCGCTGGCTTTTCATCCTCGAGGGTGGAGTCACAATCTGTGTCGCCCTCATCTCCGCCATTGTGTTGCCCGACTATCCCGCTACCACGCGCTGGCTCTCGGATCGGGAAAAGGcactcgccgtcgcccgcCTGCAGCGCGACACGGgagtcgtcgacgccgagaccATGACACTGTGGCAGAGCTTCGTCGCTGCAGCGACAGACTACAAGCTCTGGGTCCTAgccctcatcatcatcaccaaGACGACCGCCGGCGCAGTCACCCAGTTCATCCCCACCGTCGTCAACACGTTTGGCATGGACAAGGTCCTCAC CCTGGTTCTCACGGCGCCACCATACCTTTTCGCGGCCGCCATCTCCCTCTGGATCAGCTGGAGCTCTGACCGCCGGCCCGAGCGCTGCttccacctcctcaccccGCTGCTGTTCGGCATGGTCGGCTTCGTAGTGGCCGCCACGACAAAGGGTACAGCGCCGCGATACTTTTCCCTCTTCCTGATGGTTGGCGGCATGTTCGGGAGCTACAATGTTGCCTTGGCTTGGATCTCGAGCACCTTTGCCCGACCGAGGGCTAAGCGCGCTGCGGCTTACGCGACGATTAACAGTCTCGGAAACATTGCCCAGATCTGGTCGCCGTACCTCTACGACAAGAGGTATGGGCCAAAGTACACGCTCGCGTTTAGTGTCAATGCGTGTatggccgccgcgagcgtTGCATTctgcctcgtcctccgGATGTGTCTGCTGCGCGAGAACCGTAATATGGATgcgcgggaggaggacccggaggaggagaagcgcatCCGGTACATTCTCTag